The nucleotide window AGTTTTGTGAGTCAATTAGGCTAATGGGATTGGCTGCTTCTAATTTACAGCAGTCAATTCAACTGTGTTAGGTTGATATGTAGTTCCTGTTGTTTTCAAGATATGAATCGTCAACTGTGTTAGGTTGATATGTAGTCCCTGTTGTTTTCAAGACATGAACCGAATTGACTCAATGACTGATTACATGTGGTTATCAAACTCAACTGAGACTGAGATATTTCCAAGTTTCAGTTCATGTCTTCTCTGTTCACTCATAGTTTTTCACTTGTTTTTTTAACTGTCAGTGATGTAATTGTACTtttaggggcaataaaatttGAAAGGGTTTATCATTTTCTACGTACAGCTTTCAGATTCTGCTTTAAACATGTGGTGAGAACATGGATGGATGTCGAAGTAGTGGTTGCACTTTCATACGTATTCTATCACCAATAGCTAGATTTCTCAAACACGGCTGTGGTGTTGCAGTTTTGTATTGTTTAGTGTACACCGAGATGGAAGTCTTCTTCTTCCGGATGCTGGATTAGCATCCACAGCAGGGTGAATATATCCAATGGAAGGATCACGGAGTCCTTTAATTCATTCTGATCATCCAGAATCCACCTCCTCTAATAATACTGGAAACTTTCAGTTTTATGCAAATGGAATTCGTGAGTGTCCTGGTGGTATCCAGGGACTGGAGAAGAGAGGTCATGGAATTCGTGGTTGGCCTGGTGGTATCGAGGAACTGAAGAAGAGAGGTCATGGAAATCGATCTTGGGTAAAGATTGATACAACTGGGGACTCAAAGATTTTGGAGCTTGACAAGGCTACTATTATGAGACATTGTTCTTTGCCTGCCAGAGATCTCCGACTTTTGGACCCTTTGTTCATTTACCCTTCTACAATTTTAGGAAGGGAGAAAGCTATTGTTGTTAGTCTAGAACAGATCAGGTGTATAATCACAGCTGAAGAGGTTTTCCTTATGAATTCCCTGGATCGATGTGTTGTTCAGTACAAATCTGAATTATGCAAACGCCTTCAGGCAAACAAAGATCAATCTGGTGAGGAAACTAGTTCTACACATTACCTGATGGCTTTTATGCTTTTAGCTTCTCATACTCTTCTTAAGCATGTGaacaatatttcttttcttttcttttgccaCTCCTCCGAAATATCTTATCCAACAGTAAAAGAGGTTTCCACTAAAATTTAGTTACAACTCGTTTCTCCTggaaaaatttattttcttttagtgATCAAAGAAAAACGAAATGTTAAATGCATTTCTGACAATGAGTCTATTTGATTTAGATGACTTGCCCTTCGAATTTAGAGCACTGGAGCTGGCGTTGGAACTAACTTGCTCATCTCTAGATGCTCAGGTAATGCATATCTCTATTTTCATTTGGAACATGCTGCATTTGTGTGGATTATACCAAAGTAGTGAAGTCTTTACTAACTTGGTATATGCATCATTTGATAGGTAAAAGAACTGGAACTGGAGATATACCCTGTGCTGGATGAACTAGCAACATCCATTAACACTCTGAATCTAGAGCGTGTGCGTAGACTCAAAGGTCACCTCCTTGCCTTGACACAACGAGTGCAGAAGGTAAAAGATGAGTACTTAGCTTTCTGAGGCTGATTCTATTGGCACCTAATTATCTTCTCCCCTAAAGCCCTAAAGAAAGTATTATTATCTTTATGTTCCCGCCATTTATTTGAATATGTTTTCAAGATTTTAACTCAAATTTTTAAAAGGACCATGTCTGGCTTGCAAAATGGAAAATGAGGAGAGGTGCTGCAGCCGGGAAGGAAATgggatattttattttattttattattatttttttttctgtttcaatACAAA belongs to Rosa chinensis cultivar Old Blush chromosome 4, RchiOBHm-V2, whole genome shotgun sequence and includes:
- the LOC112196297 gene encoding magnesium transporter MRS2-5 — its product is MEGSRSPLIHSDHPESTSSNNTGNFQFYANGIRECPGGIQGLEKRGHGIRGWPGGIEELKKRGHGNRSWVKIDTTGDSKILELDKATIMRHCSLPARDLRLLDPLFIYPSTILGREKAIVVSLEQIRCIITAEEVFLMNSLDRCVVQYKSELCKRLQANKDQSDDLPFEFRALELALELTCSSLDAQVKELELEIYPVLDELATSINTLNLERVRRLKGHLLALTQRVQKVRDEIEHLMDDDGDMAEMYLTEKKQRSECFPSSDLSFQTNSSGDDKVVSKSAPVSPVESLGRSQNLRRTFSSIVNSSRTGSFISSSNSEEDVDQLEMLLEAYFIIIDHTLSKLLSLKEYIDDTEDFINIKLGNVQNHLIKFELLLTAATFVATMFASVTAVFGMNFADSVFDNPSTFSWVLIICGFVCGFLYFAFLIYCRHKRIFPL